A window of Lentibacillus sp. Marseille-P4043 contains these coding sequences:
- a CDS encoding PucR family transcriptional regulator has protein sequence MIKKLQSIFPSLRTQAPENQDEKDCYKWFITPENEVIGIRQTELTEKDITLLAAFLTPYNVNLPRLTKKEQQWMQQINQDESAMTLHNIEAYRFVYFTFPANKLDPSAFRDAIHEIFTRQVPILWKDDHSGIMIEEQIEAISYDQIADVLMSDLYVKINFLVGPYLTHLTDAKKYYQTLISCAQAAIDFTEKVVLPYSDAIPHLFVDQVEAKMLTIIPEMILKETFDDHELLQTIEAFIACNLNISVTAKELYMHRNSLQYRLDKFIEKTGIDVRQFPQAMTVQLALLSKKHRD, from the coding sequence ATGATAAAAAAATTACAAAGCATCTTCCCGTCATTGCGTACCCAAGCACCTGAAAATCAGGACGAAAAAGATTGCTACAAGTGGTTTATAACCCCGGAAAACGAGGTTATTGGAATTAGACAAACAGAACTAACAGAAAAAGATATTACATTGCTGGCGGCCTTTTTAACACCTTACAATGTGAATTTGCCACGATTAACAAAAAAGGAACAACAATGGATGCAACAAATTAACCAAGACGAAAGTGCTATGACCTTACATAATATTGAGGCTTATCGGTTTGTTTACTTTACGTTTCCAGCTAACAAACTTGATCCTTCTGCTTTCAGAGATGCAATTCATGAAATCTTCACTAGGCAAGTGCCCATTTTATGGAAAGACGATCATAGCGGAATCATGATTGAAGAACAAATAGAGGCGATTTCCTATGACCAAATCGCCGATGTATTAATGAGTGACCTTTATGTCAAAATTAATTTTTTAGTTGGACCTTATCTAACTCATTTAACAGATGCAAAGAAATATTACCAAACATTAATAAGTTGTGCCCAAGCAGCGATTGATTTTACCGAAAAAGTGGTACTACCATACAGTGATGCTATTCCACACCTATTTGTTGATCAAGTGGAAGCAAAAATGCTAACCATCATCCCTGAAATGATTTTAAAAGAAACTTTCGATGACCATGAATTACTACAAACAATCGAAGCTTTCATCGCATGCAATTTAAATATTTCCGTCACGGCCAAGGAATTGTATATGCATCGGAACAGCCTACAATACCGACTCGATAAATTCATTGAAAAAACCGGGATCGATGTTCGGCAATTTCCACAGGCGATGACGGTACAACTTGCATTACTTTCCAAAAAACATCGGGACTAG
- a CDS encoding YlbF family regulator, which translates to MPNIYDSAYDLEKAIRESDEFKNLKEAYDAVMSDESAKQMFDNFRDTQMELQEKQMQGQDISEEEVEKARQVVELVQQHEDISKLMEQEQRLNMVINDVSRIITKPLEELYGDPSQQEEQ; encoded by the coding sequence ATGCCAAATATTTATGATAGTGCATATGACTTAGAAAAAGCGATTCGAGAAAGTGATGAATTCAAAAATTTGAAAGAAGCTTATGATGCCGTGATGAGCGACGAATCAGCAAAGCAAATGTTTGACAATTTCCGAGACACCCAAATGGAATTGCAAGAAAAACAAATGCAAGGACAGGACATATCCGAAGAAGAAGTTGAAAAAGCGCGTCAAGTTGTTGAGTTGGTTCAACAACATGAGGATATTTCCAAATTAATGGAACAAGAACAACGTCTAAACATGGTTATTAATGATGTTAGTCGGATTATCACCAAACCGCTTGAAGAGCTTTATGGCGATCCATCTCAACAAGAGGAACAATAA
- a CDS encoding ABC transporter ATP-binding protein, producing the protein MAELRLEHIQKSYDKKAIAVDNFNLHIQDKEFIVFVGPSGCGKSTTLRMIAGLEEITDGELYIDAKKMNDVAPKDRDIAMVFQNYALYPHMNVYDNMAFGLKLRKFKKDEIKQRVDNAAKILGLEAYLDRKPKALSGGQRQRVALGRAIVRDAKVFLMDEPLSNLDAKLRVQMRAEIQKLHQRLQTTTIYVTHDQTEAMTMATRLVVMKDGVIQQVGAPKDVYDSPENMFVGGFIGSPSMNFLTGKLKNGQFMLGDLAIKVPEGKMKLLREQGYVDKDVILGVRPEDIHDEPVFIESTPETKITAEIDVAELMGAESYLYSKVNDQDFIARVDSRSDINGGEKVDLAFDMNKVHFFDPETEQRIR; encoded by the coding sequence ATGGCTGAATTACGTTTAGAACATATTCAAAAATCATATGACAAAAAGGCAATTGCCGTAGATAATTTTAATTTGCACATTCAGGACAAGGAATTTATTGTCTTTGTTGGCCCATCAGGATGCGGGAAATCAACTACATTGCGTATGATTGCCGGGCTTGAAGAAATCACAGATGGAGAATTATACATTGATGCTAAAAAAATGAACGACGTCGCACCGAAAGATCGTGACATTGCAATGGTTTTCCAAAACTATGCGTTGTATCCACATATGAATGTTTATGACAACATGGCTTTCGGTTTAAAGTTACGTAAATTTAAAAAAGATGAAATTAAGCAACGTGTCGACAATGCTGCTAAAATTTTAGGGCTTGAAGCTTATTTAGATCGAAAACCAAAAGCACTTTCTGGTGGGCAACGTCAGCGTGTCGCATTGGGTCGAGCAATTGTCCGCGATGCAAAAGTGTTTTTAATGGATGAGCCATTATCAAACTTAGATGCTAAATTACGGGTGCAAATGCGCGCCGAAATTCAAAAATTGCACCAACGCCTGCAAACAACAACAATCTATGTTACCCATGACCAAACCGAAGCAATGACAATGGCAACGCGACTTGTTGTTATGAAAGACGGAGTTATTCAGCAAGTTGGTGCACCTAAAGATGTATATGACAGTCCCGAAAACATGTTTGTTGGCGGATTTATTGGCTCGCCTTCAATGAACTTCCTGACAGGTAAACTTAAAAATGGACAATTTATGCTTGGCGATCTGGCGATTAAAGTTCCAGAGGGAAAAATGAAGCTGTTGCGTGAACAAGGCTATGTTGATAAAGATGTTATTTTGGGTGTCCGTCCGGAAGATATCCATGATGAGCCTGTGTTTATTGAATCAACACCGGAAACAAAAATAACAGCTGAAATCGATGTTGCTGAATTAATGGGTGCTGAATCTTATCTGTATTCAAAAGTAAATGACCAGGATTTTATTGCCCGCGTTGACTCCCGGTCTGACATTAATGGTGGTGAAAAAGTCGATCTGGCATTTGATATGAACAAAGTACATTTCTTTGATCCAGAAACCGAACAACGAATCCGCTAG
- a CDS encoding alpha/beta-type small acid-soluble spore protein codes for MANNNSNNSNQLVVPGVEQALNQMKTEIAQEFGVNLGADTTSRANGSVGGEITKRLVATAQQQMHGQQPQ; via the coding sequence ATGGCTAACAACAACTCAAACAACTCAAACCAATTAGTTGTACCTGGCGTTGAACAAGCTCTTAACCAAATGAAAACTGAAATTGCACAAGAGTTTGGTGTTAACTTAGGAGCTGACACAACTTCCCGTGCTAACGGTTCCGTTGGTGGAGAAATCACAAAACGTCTTGTAGCAACTGCACAACAACAAATGCATGGACAACAACCACAATAA
- a CDS encoding ABC transporter permease produces MNKFWIILSHTYMSRFKTKSFLISTIISLLFIFAIANFQSIMDIFSDDSADEIAVLDESGQLFEPLKESTENANDDMKLVAFDGSEQEAKDAVQDETYQALITLTLNEDQLPEATYYANTITETGEQSTIEQQLQQLKISVATQQAGIDQAKLAEIYAPVTFDTVALDKSAKTGEELSQARGIVYVMLFLLYITVMVYGQMIAQDVATEKSSRVMEILISSVSPVTQMFAKIIGIALLGMTQIILIIGVGYAMISAKQDELTGGIFSYFGIEGASISLFIYAIVFFVLGYLLYATLAAMLGSLVSRIEDVQQLMMPMMFLIVAAFMIAMYGLNVPDASFVKISSYIPFFSPMLMFLRVGMLDVPAWEVALSLGILVVTIILFAIIGARVYKGGVLMYGKSSSLKDFKRAIQLSKKE; encoded by the coding sequence ATGAATAAATTTTGGATTATATTATCTCATACGTATATGTCGAGGTTTAAAACAAAATCATTTTTAATCAGTACCATCATTTCCTTACTTTTTATTTTCGCAATTGCAAACTTCCAATCGATTATGGATATATTCTCTGATGATAGTGCTGATGAAATCGCTGTCTTAGATGAATCCGGTCAATTGTTTGAACCGTTAAAAGAGAGTACGGAAAATGCAAATGATGATATGAAGCTAGTTGCTTTTGATGGATCAGAGCAAGAAGCAAAAGATGCTGTTCAGGATGAAACGTATCAAGCACTAATCACGTTAACATTAAATGAAGATCAATTACCAGAAGCAACGTATTATGCGAATACGATTACAGAAACAGGCGAACAATCAACAATTGAACAGCAGTTGCAACAGTTGAAAATTTCTGTTGCAACACAACAAGCAGGGATTGACCAGGCGAAACTAGCAGAAATATATGCACCAGTTACGTTTGATACGGTTGCTTTGGATAAAAGTGCCAAAACAGGTGAGGAGCTTAGCCAGGCACGTGGAATTGTATATGTCATGTTATTTTTATTGTATATAACTGTAATGGTATATGGACAAATGATTGCCCAAGATGTAGCCACGGAAAAATCGTCTCGTGTAATGGAAATTTTAATTTCTAGTGTTTCTCCAGTAACGCAGATGTTCGCGAAAATTATTGGTATCGCATTATTGGGAATGACACAAATTATTTTAATTATCGGCGTAGGGTATGCGATGATCTCGGCTAAGCAGGATGAATTAACAGGAGGTATATTCTCCTACTTTGGGATTGAAGGAGCGTCTATATCCTTGTTCATTTATGCGATTGTATTTTTCGTGTTGGGATACTTGTTGTACGCGACGCTAGCTGCTATGCTTGGATCACTTGTGAGTAGAATAGAAGATGTGCAGCAATTGATGATGCCAATGATGTTTCTAATTGTTGCTGCCTTTATGATTGCAATGTATGGATTAAACGTACCTGATGCAAGTTTTGTTAAAATTAGTTCATACATTCCATTTTTCAGTCCAATGCTTATGTTTTTACGTGTCGGAATGTTAGATGTACCAGCATGGGAAGTGGCATTATCATTAGGCATATTAGTTGTAACCATTATTTTGTTTGCAATTATCGGCGCACGCGTATACAAAGGTGGCGTGCTAATGTACGGCAAGTCAAGTTCGTTGAAAGATTTTAAACGGGCAATTCAATTATCGAAAAAAGAATAA
- a CDS encoding ABC transporter ATP-binding protein — protein sequence MTLTLKNVTKRFGNHTAVDHLSLEIPEKEMYGFLGGNGAGKTTTFRMILGLLDISEGDISWNGESIGYNKSHLIGYLPEERGLYPKLKVRDQIIYLGKLRGMTKDEAVTELAEWLDRFKVPEYMDKKVEELSKGNQQKIQFISAVLHKPKLLILDEPFSGLDPINVEMLKKAVVELKEQGTSIVFSSHRMEHVEELCEHLCILHKGKQVVQGSLREIKQSFGKKNLIVHADFSLEFLQNHPGVVQYKSIMDGCELQIENEAVSQTIFEALQGKGFIRKFDLEEPSLNDIFIEKVGASYE from the coding sequence TTGACATTAACATTAAAAAATGTAACAAAACGGTTTGGTAACCACACCGCAGTTGACCACCTGTCATTGGAAATCCCAGAAAAAGAAATGTACGGATTTCTAGGGGGAAATGGTGCGGGGAAAACAACCACATTCCGGATGATTCTTGGATTGTTAGACATTTCGGAAGGGGATATTTCCTGGAACGGCGAGTCAATTGGCTATAATAAAAGCCATCTAATCGGCTATTTACCGGAAGAAAGAGGTTTATACCCGAAGTTAAAAGTAAGGGATCAAATCATCTATCTTGGAAAATTACGCGGGATGACAAAAGATGAGGCAGTGACCGAATTAGCAGAATGGCTGGATCGATTTAAAGTACCAGAGTATATGGACAAAAAGGTTGAGGAATTATCAAAAGGGAATCAGCAAAAAATTCAATTTATCTCCGCGGTACTTCATAAGCCAAAGCTGCTTATTTTGGATGAGCCTTTTTCAGGGCTTGATCCAATAAATGTTGAAATGCTAAAAAAGGCTGTAGTGGAGCTAAAAGAACAAGGAACATCGATTGTTTTTTCGTCACATCGAATGGAACATGTTGAGGAATTATGTGAACATTTATGTATCCTTCATAAGGGAAAGCAGGTTGTTCAAGGGTCACTGCGGGAAATAAAACAGTCATTTGGTAAGAAAAATTTGATTGTGCATGCTGATTTTTCTCTAGAGTTTTTACAGAATCATCCCGGTGTTGTGCAATATAAGTCGATAATGGATGGGTGCGAACTGCAAATTGAAAATGAAGCGGTATCCCAAACCATCTTTGAAGCGTTGCAGGGGAAAGGATTCATACGAAAATTTGACCTTGAGGAACCATCTTTGAATGACATTTTCATTGAGAAAGTGGGTGCCTCATATGAATAA
- a CDS encoding YhzD family protein, which yields MRTYSLTVFEKTGEKLLDESFTAENDDEAKKVGQARLDDEGYSEHTHRCVSPEAKLVLFHR from the coding sequence ATGCGTACGTATAGTTTGACAGTATTTGAAAAAACCGGTGAAAAGTTGCTTGATGAATCGTTCACAGCAGAAAATGATGATGAAGCAAAAAAAGTAGGCCAAGCTAGGTTGGATGATGAAGGTTATAGTGAACATACACATCGATGTGTCTCACCAGAAGCTAAATTAGTTTTATTTCATCGCTAA
- a CDS encoding enoyl-CoA hydratase, whose protein sequence is MSTVFHERVNRISYIYLNRPERYNALNKEMLEELLQIVKDVEKNDDQIVILAGKGNAFCAGGDISMMKDFANKEFFDDVMKTIEEIVLRLYMMPKIIISALQGSAVGLGLSLALNADYVIAQRESQVGMLFIGIGLAPDGGGHFWLQERLGTHKAKQFTWGLKQVNGPEAKAMGLVDIITEESVVDHATSLGKTLLTTPLVSMIKTKMMYHSRSKETLQYYLEQEQKTQWELRNTDDHKEGVQAFLEKRKPVFSGK, encoded by the coding sequence GTGAGTACGGTTTTCCATGAACGTGTTAATCGAATTTCATATATTTATTTAAATCGTCCAGAGCGCTACAATGCATTGAACAAGGAAATGTTAGAAGAGTTGTTACAGATAGTAAAAGATGTGGAAAAGAACGATGATCAAATTGTTATCTTAGCGGGAAAAGGAAATGCCTTCTGTGCTGGTGGTGACATTTCGATGATGAAAGACTTTGCCAACAAGGAATTCTTTGATGATGTCATGAAAACAATTGAGGAAATTGTTTTGCGATTATATATGATGCCAAAAATAATTATTTCTGCATTGCAGGGTTCCGCAGTGGGGCTAGGATTGAGTCTGGCTTTGAATGCCGATTATGTCATTGCTCAGCGTGAATCACAGGTAGGTATGCTGTTTATCGGAATTGGACTTGCACCTGACGGGGGTGGGCATTTCTGGTTACAGGAACGACTTGGTACTCATAAAGCGAAACAGTTTACGTGGGGGCTGAAACAGGTGAATGGACCAGAAGCCAAAGCAATGGGCCTTGTCGATATCATTACTGAGGAGAGTGTTGTCGATCATGCAACAAGTCTAGGAAAAACACTGTTAACGACACCGCTAGTATCAATGATTAAAACAAAAATGATGTACCATTCTAGAAGTAAGGAAACATTACAATATTATTTGGAACAAGAGCAAAAGACACAATGGGAACTGCGAAACACAGATGATCATAAAGAAGGCGTACAAGCATTTCTGGAAAAAAGAAAGCCAGTATTTTCAGGAAAGTAA
- a CDS encoding metallophosphoesterase family protein: protein MSKQISFLHAADLHLDSPFKGLARIPEEIFKEVQESTFIALDRLVNVAINKQVNFVLLVGDLFDNEKQSLKGQIHLRDAFEKLKRHHIYVYLSYGNHDYLNGNHYPITYPENVFTFQQETIQHFLYEQNGETLASIYGFSYENRAVHDNKAIEFPELNDAIPFHIAMLHGSLQSNTEHDVYAPFQLSDLSKQHFDYWALGHIHKREILSVNPPIIYPGNIQGRNRKESGEKGCYHVVLNEVGAATTSFIPLQALCFENVSVDISECDQPHQLEIAIQHALVEQYHNLGPILVSLTLTSTNPEHQQWETDGILTDIVELLNESARQQTNWFYIYTCIINITTSLADTTLAKGEHFLGELVRHAEEASIQPFMKELYQHKQARKYLPSLSDEEQETIKNEAQQYLMRELLYNGGE, encoded by the coding sequence ATGTCGAAGCAAATCTCTTTCCTGCATGCTGCTGATCTTCATTTAGATAGTCCGTTTAAAGGATTAGCCCGGATACCTGAGGAGATTTTTAAAGAAGTTCAGGAAAGTACATTTATTGCCCTGGATCGATTAGTAAATGTGGCAATTAATAAACAGGTTAACTTTGTTCTGCTTGTTGGTGATTTATTTGATAATGAAAAGCAAAGCTTAAAAGGGCAAATTCACCTCCGTGACGCATTTGAAAAATTAAAACGTCACCATATTTATGTCTATCTTTCTTATGGCAATCATGATTATCTAAATGGAAACCATTATCCAATTACATACCCAGAGAACGTATTTACCTTCCAACAGGAAACCATTCAACATTTTCTATATGAACAAAATGGAGAGACGCTAGCATCAATTTATGGATTTAGTTATGAAAATCGAGCCGTCCATGATAACAAAGCAATAGAGTTTCCGGAGTTAAATGATGCCATCCCATTTCATATTGCGATGTTACATGGGAGTTTGCAAAGTAATACAGAACATGATGTGTATGCACCGTTTCAACTGTCTGATTTAAGCAAACAACATTTTGATTATTGGGCATTAGGACATATACACAAGCGCGAAATTTTGTCGGTAAATCCACCAATTATCTACCCTGGTAATATTCAGGGGCGCAACCGTAAAGAATCGGGTGAAAAAGGTTGCTACCATGTAGTATTGAATGAAGTGGGAGCAGCAACAACATCGTTTATTCCATTACAGGCACTTTGTTTTGAAAACGTGTCTGTTGATATATCTGAATGTGATCAGCCCCATCAATTGGAGATTGCTATTCAACATGCACTCGTTGAACAATATCATAATTTGGGCCCGATCTTAGTCTCGCTAACGTTAACCAGTACGAACCCCGAACACCAACAATGGGAAACGGATGGAATTCTAACCGATATCGTTGAACTGCTAAATGAATCAGCCCGTCAGCAAACGAACTGGTTCTACATTTATACATGTATAATCAATATAACAACTTCTTTAGCAGATACAACGCTGGCAAAAGGTGAGCATTTTCTTGGCGAACTTGTACGACATGCGGAGGAAGCATCGATACAACCTTTTATGAAAGAATTGTATCAGCATAAACAAGCTCGCAAATATTTGCCAAGTCTTTCAGATGAAGAGCAGGAAACGATAAAAAACGAAGCACAACAATACCTTATGAGAGAGCTTTTGTATAACGGAGGTGAATAG
- a CDS encoding ATP-binding protein has protein sequence MKIIRATIDGFGKWYDTSFDFSTSKLTCLYGENESGKSTLHTFILFILFGLPPKKRAFYRPKTGAKMGGRLTVIDEEFGEYTIERFDEKRNGAAACYTSDGRYFDEAWLKERLNGMTQQTYQSIYSFSAADLAGLKEMDEEDLGDVLLSIGLTGSKNIYAIERRLDTQLADLFKPYGKKPVINQQLATIDDLFASLVTDQKNEATYQEKKEAEHRLTTEIQYIKDHIQQEKMDLSASEKQLQALPLLHQNRHYEQQLAEYPTSIPFPENGLKRMQVLNEQLLPMKSEQSVLIGNQKKYQKNQQQLKADQATGDDYKQAKELLEQSTTYIEAKKELEKCYEDKKKVSMQIEAALNQLNVGITIDDLAAITLPFHIESTWNQLANNTNQFRLEADQLEQEEQIAEKQRNELKKEQEEIDSQLLTDQHVSECTEMVRQYNQYTYRQSMLDDTKRKQQKWQRIKKQKEKSSITMMIASLVLAILCGAIGWLFSNNSLFGITFIFVVAGIGQWLWGKRSIHELEQMLTSEEVPSATHPVITKAQYEKAESLLAMQKDNEAELEKIYDQIKENDVQFIKLTERRNVLDIKEARLQQQINEQYEIYPFLKEIDISYWAQFYHALHDVRKQYAKTEEIDRQCSALHESQQDFQSAMNRFFQEKNWESSHEMNDQLDILETFVSDYQHKRELIEQYDDWIRENIKTQESLKQKMRVYEKKQESLYEAANVTTEEEFFQQATQWEGKQDVLAKLADVNNQLAVFFSQTKWETFNKEVQEQELETKREKHAISIEELEADLDVKRQQLADLNADLANMEMSETYSKTLHRFNMEKEQLESITRNWAVLKTAKELLRETKRDYQDKYVTRVMEKASDYFATITNNAYKQVLAPTGKQLFQVVSVNDIHYMVKELSQGTIDQLYVSLRIAISEVMSKKHHLPFIMDDVFVHFDVCRTERIMEIITEIAKNQQVILFTCKQDQIKTVYQTEIVHLENTVRIS, from the coding sequence ATGAAAATAATTCGGGCGACCATTGATGGTTTTGGAAAATGGTATGATACTTCGTTTGATTTTTCAACAAGCAAATTAACTTGTTTGTATGGGGAAAATGAATCGGGAAAATCAACACTACATACGTTTATCTTATTTATTTTATTTGGATTGCCGCCTAAAAAAAGAGCGTTTTATCGGCCTAAGACGGGTGCGAAAATGGGTGGCAGGCTTACCGTCATTGATGAGGAATTTGGGGAATATACAATCGAACGGTTTGATGAGAAACGAAATGGTGCTGCAGCTTGTTATACATCAGATGGTCGCTATTTTGATGAAGCTTGGTTGAAAGAACGGTTAAACGGCATGACGCAACAAACCTACCAATCCATTTATTCGTTTTCCGCGGCAGATTTAGCAGGTCTAAAAGAGATGGACGAGGAAGATCTGGGAGATGTCTTGCTTAGTATTGGTTTGACAGGGTCGAAAAATATTTATGCGATCGAGAGGCGTTTGGACACACAACTAGCCGATCTTTTTAAACCATATGGAAAAAAGCCAGTCATAAACCAGCAACTTGCAACGATTGACGATTTGTTTGCTTCTCTCGTTACGGATCAAAAAAATGAAGCAACTTATCAAGAGAAAAAAGAAGCAGAACATCGTTTAACAACGGAAATTCAATATATAAAAGACCATATACAGCAGGAGAAAATGGACCTATCTGCGAGTGAAAAACAGTTGCAAGCATTACCGCTTCTACATCAGAATCGACATTATGAACAGCAATTGGCTGAATATCCTACTTCCATTCCCTTTCCAGAAAACGGATTAAAGCGGATGCAAGTATTAAATGAACAGCTTTTACCAATGAAAAGTGAGCAGTCTGTATTAATTGGAAACCAAAAAAAATATCAAAAAAACCAGCAACAGTTGAAAGCTGATCAAGCAACAGGGGATGATTACAAACAAGCAAAAGAACTACTCGAACAGTCAACAACTTACATAGAGGCAAAAAAAGAGCTGGAGAAATGTTACGAAGACAAGAAAAAGGTAAGCATGCAAATAGAAGCAGCGTTAAACCAACTGAATGTGGGGATTACAATTGATGATCTAGCGGCAATAACGCTGCCGTTTCATATCGAAAGTACATGGAATCAGCTTGCCAATAATACAAACCAGTTCCGTTTAGAAGCGGATCAGCTGGAACAAGAGGAGCAAATAGCAGAGAAACAACGGAATGAATTAAAAAAAGAACAGGAAGAAATAGACTCGCAATTGTTGACGGACCAGCATGTTAGCGAATGTACTGAAATGGTTCGCCAATACAACCAATACACATATAGACAATCGATGCTGGACGATACCAAGCGAAAGCAGCAAAAATGGCAAAGGATAAAAAAACAAAAGGAAAAATCTAGCATTACCATGATGATCGCAAGTTTAGTTCTAGCAATCCTTTGTGGGGCAATTGGATGGTTGTTTTCAAACAACAGTTTATTTGGTATCACATTTATTTTTGTCGTAGCCGGGATTGGCCAATGGCTATGGGGGAAACGATCGATTCATGAGCTTGAGCAGATGCTCACAAGTGAGGAAGTGCCATCAGCAACACACCCAGTTATAACAAAAGCTCAATATGAGAAGGCCGAAAGTCTTCTGGCAATGCAAAAGGATAATGAAGCTGAATTAGAAAAGATCTATGATCAAATAAAGGAAAATGATGTCCAATTTATAAAACTAACTGAACGAAGAAATGTATTGGATATCAAAGAAGCGCGTCTACAGCAACAAATCAATGAACAATATGAAATCTATCCATTTTTGAAAGAAATCGACATCTCGTACTGGGCGCAATTCTATCACGCTTTACATGATGTACGTAAGCAATACGCGAAAACAGAAGAAATAGATCGGCAATGTTCGGCTCTGCATGAAAGTCAACAGGATTTTCAATCTGCTATGAATAGGTTTTTTCAGGAAAAAAATTGGGAATCGTCACATGAAATGAATGATCAACTGGATATACTTGAGACTTTCGTAAGTGATTACCAACATAAACGTGAATTGATTGAGCAATATGATGACTGGATAAGGGAAAATATAAAGACGCAGGAGTCGCTAAAACAAAAAATGCGTGTTTATGAAAAGAAACAGGAATCGCTATATGAAGCAGCCAATGTAACAACAGAGGAGGAGTTTTTTCAGCAGGCGACACAATGGGAAGGAAAGCAAGATGTTCTAGCAAAATTGGCTGATGTAAACAATCAGTTGGCAGTCTTTTTTTCACAAACAAAATGGGAAACTTTTAATAAAGAAGTCCAGGAACAAGAACTTGAAACCAAACGAGAGAAACATGCCATTTCCATAGAAGAATTGGAAGCAGATTTGGATGTCAAGCGCCAGCAGTTGGCCGACCTAAATGCTGATTTAGCAAATATGGAAATGTCTGAAACGTATTCCAAAACATTGCATCGGTTTAACATGGAGAAAGAACAGTTGGAGTCGATAACTCGCAATTGGGCAGTATTAAAAACAGCGAAAGAGTTGTTAAGGGAGACAAAACGGGACTATCAGGATAAATACGTGACCAGGGTGATGGAGAAGGCTTCAGATTACTTTGCCACCATCACAAATAATGCGTACAAACAAGTCCTAGCTCCAACCGGTAAACAATTGTTTCAAGTTGTCTCCGTAAATGATATCCACTACATGGTAAAAGAATTATCGCAAGGAACCATTGATCAATTGTATGTATCATTACGAATTGCAATAAGTGAGGTAATGAGTAAGAAACATCACCTACCATTTATTATGGATGATGTATTTGTCCATTTTGATGTATGTAGGACAGAAAGAATAATGGAAATAATAACGGAGATTGCTAAAAATCAGCAAGTTATTTTGTTTACATGTAAACAGGATCAAATCAAAACTGTTTATCAAACAGAAATAGTCCATTTAGAAAATACTGTTCGCATTTCTTGA